GCAAATGTGCTGAAACATTTTATTATGCATGTTGACTAATTCTGCAAATATTCATAATTTTGTGTAAGTTTTAATTTCATCAGTCCTATGAAAGCGAAAAAGTTTTTGGTTTTGCTTTTTGCTTTCGGCTGCATTTTAGCTATTGGGCAAAATGCAAGCATGCAAAATCACTTAGCCCAATCAGACCGATTGTTCTTTATAGAGAACAAAGGTCAATGGCATCCTGATGTGTTGTATTTATGTCGCATGGGCGGGCTAGATGCCTGGGTAACCAAGTATGGTATGAATTACACTTTTTACAAAGTGGAAAGCCGTAGAGAAAATTCACCCTTCAGAATTCATTCTAACAAGCTTTTGCGCAAACATAAACCCGAAAATGAAATTATCGGACACAGAGTTTTACTCGAACTCAAAAACTACAATCCTAACTCACTACGCGAAGGCAAACAACAACAGTATGAATACTACAACTACTTTATTGGAAATGACGAAACAAAACATGCCACTTATGTAGGTCTGTACAAAGAAGCACTTGTCAAAAATGTATATAACGGTATTGACCTTCGCTATTATTTTGACAACGGTAAACTCCGCTATGACTTTGTTGTACATCCTTATGCAGATGTTTCACAAATACAATTTACTCTTCGCGGTCAAGATAGAGCGTATGTTAAAAACGGCAACCAACTATGCTTTACCACTCGTTTTGGAGAAGTAGCTTTGGCAGACTTACACACTTATCAAGGAGATAGGACAATAGAAAGTCGCTTCGTACAGAACGGAGACACATGGCAAATTGCCTTAGGCAGTTATGACAAAAGCAAAACCTTGATTATTGACCCATTAGTATATTCTACCTATATCGGTGGAAGTCAGTCAGAATATTGCTTCAACATGGTACTTGATAATAGTGGTAATGCTTACCTTACTGGTAGTACAGACTCTCCCAACTATGACGTTACTCCTGGTGCATTCCAGACCATCAATGCTGGAGGTCAAGACGTTTTTGTTACCAAACTTAATAGCACTGGGACAGCTTTAGTATTTTCTACATACATTGGTGGCTCGAACAATGATTACGCAAGGGATATTTTTGTAGATAATGGCGGAAATGTTTATGTAGTAGGGGGTACTTCTTCAGCAGACTACGACATTACGGGAAGTACTTTTCAGACTACTCTTGATGGTTACACAGACGCGTTTGTTACTAAATTAAACCCAACAGGCACAGCTTTATTATACTCTACTTATCTTGGCGGTGGAGATTACGAAGATGCCACAGGTATAGCCGTAGATAACGCAGGTAATGTATACATTACAGGACATACCGCTTCAACAAACTATGACATTTCCCCAGGTGCATTTCAAACAACAAATGGTGGTGAGATAGATGTGTTTGTTACAAAATTAAACAACTTAGGTAATTCATTACTCTATTCCACTTACATAGGAGGCGATAGTGCAGAAGTATTTCCAGACATAGCTATAGACGCAAGCGGTAATGCGTATATAACTGGATGGACAGGTTCCCCCAACTTTGACGTAACCTC
This Bacteroidia bacterium DNA region includes the following protein-coding sequences:
- a CDS encoding SBBP repeat-containing protein: MKAKKFLVLLFAFGCILAIGQNASMQNHLAQSDRLFFIENKGQWHPDVLYLCRMGGLDAWVTKYGMNYTFYKVESRRENSPFRIHSNKLLRKHKPENEIIGHRVLLELKNYNPNSLREGKQQQYEYYNYFIGNDETKHATYVGLYKEALVKNVYNGIDLRYYFDNGKLRYDFVVHPYADVSQIQFTLRGQDRAYVKNGNQLCFTTRFGEVALADLHTYQGDRTIESRFVQNGDTWQIALGSYDKSKTLIIDPLVYSTYIGGSQSEYCFNMVLDNSGNAYLTGSTDSPNYDVTPGAFQTINAGGQDVFVTKLNSTGTALVFSTYIGGSNNDYARDIFVDNGGNVYVVGGTSSADYDITGSTFQTTLDGYTDAFVTKLNPTGTALLYSTYLGGGDYEDATGIAVDNAGNVYITGHTASTNYDISPGAFQTTNGGEIDVFVTKLNNLGNSLLYSTYIGGDSAEVFPDIAIDASGNAYITGWTGSPNFDVTSGAFQTSIGGEFDGFVTKINPTGTALVFSTFIGGSSEDIPQRILVDNSGNVYIAGYTLSSNYDVTSGVFQNTSGGSYDVFVTKFNPSGATLAFSTYLGGAGDDGAFALALDAAGNVIIAGITNSTDYDITSGAYQSTKKDAEDAFVSKLNSNGTVLMYSSYLGGDSTDFAYGVAVDGSHVYLAGSTNSTNYPTTTGAFQTTNAGWDDIFVTKMNISSTYINSTSLNPREYFDLYPNPVEYTLFIENFTNTSQEYEITDVSGKVLAVYVLPQGKNSISINLPKGNYWIRERKHNVTQSFVVN